The genomic stretch TTTTTGTTACGCAATATGGTTTTAAATCACAATGCCTCTATATCTTCTTCGTAAGTTCCTAAAAAGTCTCCAATTAAATAGTTTGCAAGCGCTTTTTTAAAGTTTAAATCTTCATTTGTAGCTTTGTCTTCTTTTATTAAATATCGTTTGTTATCGGAATGACTTAGGTGAATACAATTCCCTTTTTTCACTCTTTTAATTCCATAATATTCTAATCTATACACCAAATCTACGTCTTCCCAACCCCAACCTACTAAGTCAGTATTCATGCCTCCTATTTTGACAAAATTAGATTTTGATAAGATAACCAAGCCTGGACAACTTCTTGCATTTTCAGATAAAAACATTCGGTTCGTTTCCACTAAAACTTCATTCCCTTTTTGGTTTTTAAAACCAATATAGTATGCAATTTCTTTTATTTCGCCTTGTATTCTTTTCTTACTACTCCTGTTACTTTCTGTTGTTTTTAGTAGCGTTAAGAATGAATTTTCATCTTTCAAGGCAGCAGTAATTTCATCGATGGAATCACTAATTACAATATCACAATCTAAAATAAATAGTGTTTCATTTTTAGCATTGTATGCTCCAATATTTAATGCTTTTGATCTATTGAATACATCACTTTCTATATGTATTAATTTAATATTAGTCAGTGCTGATGCATTTACAATTTGAGTAACCTCAGCAATATTTCCACCAAAATTGACAATAATGATTTCTATATGATCAAAATTGAATTTAGTATAATTTTTTTCTAAACTATCTGCCAAGTCAGGTCTGTTGCTCCAAGGGATTATGATACTTACATTCATGGTGTTTTTTGTTGAGAAACTACTAAAGCTCCGATTGAAATTAAATTAAATAGTATGCTATTATCTAATGTAAAGGATAATTCCTCTTTTAATTGATTATAGTTTGTGGTGGTTTCGCAAGCTTTTAAGATTTCTTCCGTTTGTGGATTGAATGGAATTTTTGCAGGCCACGTTGGATCTTCAAATATAATTTGCGCTTCTAAAATACTAAATTTACTGAAAGTTCTCAAAAAAAGTGTGCTTGAAAATTCTATGTTTTCAATGGAAGTATTGCAATATAGCTGCGCTACTTTTTTATAATAATTCCAGGAAGGTTTTACTGTTGGCAAATACTCGTTTTCTTTATATGTTAAGAAATCTAAATTACCTGTCATACTAATTGTAGACATTTTAGTGTTTGTAGAAATATTGACTATTTCAACTAAATTCTGAGCACAGTTTTTAAAAGAATAGTGTTCTTCAATTCTTTCTAAGCAATTGTTGGTTATTTTTTCTTTTAAAGCTGAATCACCATAGAGTTTTTTTATAAATTCTACTCCTTTGTAATATGCTGATCGTATTCCCGATTCAGTACTCCATGTATCTAATAAGAAACCAGTTTTTTGATGTACAATCGAATCTTTTAAACCTCCATACGCAGTTCCTATAACCGGCGTCCCACATTTCATAGCTTCAATTGGTGCATACCCAAAGTTTTCATCTAGAGAGTTTGTGGGATGTATTAAAAAATCGAATGCTCCATAACACATTGTTAATTCATCATTACTAAGATTTGATTGAAATTGAAGTATGTTTTCGCTTAGTTGATATGAATCTATGAGCTCATTTATATACGTGTGATATTCGTTTTCTGTTTTTTGCCAATTTAAAATTGGATAATCTACCCAATAGTCTCCAATTACAATAAGTTTTACATCTTTTGTAACTTCATTTTTCACTTTGTTCAATATGTGAATTGCATGATGTAGATTTTTTTGAGGCAAAATCCGAGCTACATATCCTAATAATAGTGTATTCTCATTGATATTAAATACAGATTTACACTCATTTTTAGAATAGTTCAGTTCTATATCTTTACTGATTGGTAACCTAAGCAAATGAATATTTGGAGGCATTACAAACACCTCTTTTAAGATTGCTATATCACTTGTACAATTGACAATGAAAGAGTCGTGTGCGCTTACTTTTTCAGCATTGTTAACCAAGAATTTATAATTCAAAACAGCACCGCCATGTAAGCAAAATATAACTGGTGTTTTGATTTTGTCTTTGTGTTCCCAAACTAGGTTTCCAAAGAAATTAAGAACTATATCAAAACTGTCTAGTTTTTCAAAGAATTCTTCTTCACTATGAATTAAAATTATTTCGCACGTATTTTTTAAACTTTCTATGTAAAAGCTTTTAGTTCTTTCTAAACTAATCCATCCTTTTAAACCAACACATAAGAAGCCTATTTTTTTTAATGTCATAGCTTTTACACTTCTAATTTTTGCATTTTGTTGGATATTTTTTCTTCACTATGATCTATCAGTTTTATAAAATCTTCTATAATTTTATTGGTAGAAACCTCTTTAGCATACGTCATATATAAACGTCCACAATTGTACCAAGTTTTATCTATTGAGACTTCTAATTCTGGCACATTTGCTTTAATGTGTTGATGTATTTCTTCTAAGCCTGAAAACAAATCTTTGTATACAACATCTTCTATGTGTAGTTCCACACCAATTGAATCATTAAGTGTGTATTGCACTATTTCAAAATGAACAGAACGCGGCCATTTGTTAGGATGATATCTTCTAAAATGTTCAAAACCACCTTTTAATTCTATCCTACTTTCTTTTAAAATTTCATTTTCCAATACTTCATTTAGTCTTGGTAAAACGTTGTAATCTTTTACGGAGAATAAGAAGTATTCTTTGTAATGTTGTTCAGCTACATCTTGGGAAATCGATGCTGGAGTTGAATCTTCAATCGCATCTAAATCAACCGTATATAGTTTTAGTTTTTCATTGATATTAAAATCAGCATTCAAATTTAGATTTTCATCTATATTGTTTGAAATTTCTAGCAATAGCAATGATGCTCTTCTGTAATGTCCTAATGAAAGGAAACTTTCTAAAAAGCTAATCGCGTCTAATCCGAAGTGATATAAAAACCGATTTGCAGTATTAACCGCTTTGATCATTAAATTATAATGAACCATATCTATTTTGAATCCATTCAGCATTCCAAAACAAGCATTTTCAATAGCATGTCCTAAATAATATACATGATTTTCAAAATAGCTAAGAATCACCATTTTGTCTCTTATAGATGTTAGTAAGGTAAGATCGCCATCTTCATTGAGTATTTGCTCAAAGATTAGTTGTATTAATCCGACCATTTCTGTTTGACCATCTAAAAAGCGTTGCGCATCTGGTTTGTATTTCTCTAGTTGAGCTACTTTAGCTGTAATAGCGCATAATCCTTCAGACAAGTGAAATTTACGACATACTTCAAATCCTCCGTAATCATGAGCATCAATTGCTCTATGTATTAATGCTTCTAAATCATGAGAAATTCCGTTCAGATAAAACGTGTTATTTAAATCGTTTTTTTCATAATTGTTTGCAAATGCAAAAAGCAAATGTCCTAACTCTTCTCCTTTATTTTTATTGATCCAAACACTGTTGAATGCTAAGTCTTTTAAGGAATGATTTTTAACTTTAACTGCATTAAAGTCAACGCCAGCCATACTTGTATATGCCAAAGATTGCCAAGGATGAAAATCGCCTTCAGGATCGCATTGTTTTATATAAGGTTCATTGTTTTTGTAGAAGATAAAATCTTCCATTTTTTCAATAATCGGTGCGCCTTCGTACATGAAATTTCCCCAACCACAAATAAGGTGTGACAAGTTGGGCAAACTATTTCTTTCGACTATGGTATTGACATTATTTTTTAATAAGATATTTACTTTTTTATCTACTTCTTCAAGCAAGTTAACATCTAATTTTTGTGGAGTTTCTTTTATAGTAGATTTTAATTTTTTTAGTGCTTCTTTTTCTAAATCGGAAAGCGCTATTGGAAACCATATTTTTTCCCTTTTTTTCATTGTAGAAATTCTTTAAATAAAAAAAAGCGAATGTTAAAAATACATTCGCTGATTAATTAAACTAATAATTTTTAGTTTTTTCAAGCTTTAAGTTCAGAACTATTATCTTGTAGTAGAAGTAGTGTTTGTTTCCAATCCACCTTCTTCTTCTTCTCCACAACATCCTTGTGTACAACATCCTGCTAATAATCTTCCTCCAACTAAATTAGCTTCTTCTAATTTAGTTAGCATAGCTTGTTTTAACGCGTTTAATTCTTTTTTCGAATGATTCATAATGATTTTATTTGTTTTTTATAAGAATAATTACCACCAAATATATACTTTATTAGATGAGATAACAAGAAAAAACTGTTAAAATTGGACTCCATTTACGTCCGTTCTTTCTATTGAATTTCGCTTTTTACGTTCAATATTTTTAGTTTTATTTGATTTGAAATTGTATGAAATCGCTATCCGTAATCTTCTTGATTCAGGCTCAAACACGCCTAATCTATAGGCATTGTCTGTTCTAATTTCATATTCTGGATTGTAAGTATTGAATATATCATACACCTGAATTGCGATATTTCCATTTCCCTTAAAAATTCTTTTGCTATACCCAAAATCGACTTTACCATACGGATTCCTTTTACCTTGTGGGAAAACTGCATTTCCTTTATACCTGAAATTGAATTGAAAGTTATGCTTGTTCCATGTAAACCTATTGTAGCTTCTTAAATAATAGGATGTGAAATCTCTTTCCAATATTTGACTGTCAATTATTGTTCGTATCGTAGCATTGTTTACGTCAACTGTATTTGTTATTGTATACCAGTTATTTATCTTCCATCTACTAGATACTTCCAAACCATAAGAATTATCACTTTCAATATTTTCTAGCGTGAATATATATATATCTGAATTCGCATTTGATGGTCTTTGGATATGAGAAATTCTATCATTCATATTTTTATAATAAACACTCGTTGATAGGTTGAATCCTTTTTTTTGATAATTATGAGATAATTCCAGCGCGTTGATATACGAAGGCTGTAATTCAGGGTTTCTAACCGCATATGATGTAGGAGAAAAATATTTAGGAATCGTTGTTAGCTGCCAATGTTGTGGTCTTACTAATCTTCGGTTATAACTTAATGAAATTGTATTTACATCATTTATCGTGTTAGAAATAAATACATTTGGATAGAACTGTGTATAGTCGTAGTCATAATTTTCAGTATTCAATGCTAATTCTCGCTTTACATATTCAGTTCGTAATCCCGCACTTAGGCTCCATTTATTAAAGGTTCCAGTATAATTAAAATATCCTGCAATTATATTTCTTGAGAACTTATAATCTAACGCAAAGTCAGGAAATGTTGGATTATTTATACTTGTATTTTGTAAGAATTGATCAATATCTTGAAAACTAGATTGCAATCCAAGGTCAAATGAATGTTTCGAAGAAATTTCTTTCTGATAATCTATATTGAACTGCGCAAAATTCCCACTTCCGTTATAGTTATACAGCAGTGTATTATTACCTATAGTATCTTCAGATATGCTTTCAGATTCGCTCTCATTAGGCGACCATACAAAATAAGCTTCAATGTCTAAAAAATGATTTTCTCCATCTAGAATTTTTTTGTATCCAACATTCAAATCATGATTATTATAATCATAATCTGTTTCATGAAAATTTCGGTCTGTATCATTTACAACAAAGCTTGAAATAGCTTCTGGCGAAGAAATGTTACGCTTGTAGTTTACAAAAAATTGATTTGTATCGTCAAGGAAATAATCAACTCCAAAAGTAAATGCTAGGTCATCTGCTCTGTTTATGTTTTCTGTTATTTGCAGGATATCATTTTGAAAATCTTGCGTTCTACCTTCAAAGTAATTTTTACTTTTATTATAGGATATTGAGCTATTGAAACTAAATTTATCTATCGTATAATTAGCAGAAAGGCTTGATCTATATTTTGCAAAAATTCCTATCGTGTAACTAAAATTAGTATTAATATTTAATCCTCTTTCTCTATTTTTTTTCAAGATCACATTTATAATACTAGAACCATCTGCATTCCATTTTGCTGACGGTGAAGTAATTAATTCTATTTTTGAAATATTAACAAGTGCCAATTGATCTAAGCTTCGCTGCGTAGGCTTTCCATCAATATAGATTCTTATATCAGTACTTCCCCGCATGGAAATAGTTCCATTTTCATCAATATCAACCGAAGGTATATTTTCCATAATATCTGTCATAGATGCGCCTTTGTTCATGATATCTGCATCTACACGAATAATCACTTTCCCGTTTTTTCGCTCTATGAGTTTGTCATTAGATGATGCTTCTATGAGTACTTCATCTAAGCGCTCAATTTTTTCTTCTAATAGAATGCTATCTAAAACTAAATTAGAAGCTAATTGATTAATAGGAATCAATACATCTGAATATCCTAGACTTTGAATTTTAAGCACGTAGTTTCCTTTTTCAATATCTATCAGTAAAAATTTTCCGTCTTTATCTGAATTCACTTTTTGAAATATTTTATCTTTAAGGATTAATGATATAGTAGCTAATTCAATCGGAGATTTTTTTTCCTGATCTAAAATTGATCCTTGTATAGAAAAAGTTGTTTGGGCATAACTATTTATTGAAAATAGTAAAATTATTAAGAAATTTACCCCATATTTGAAAACCATAAGCTCGTAGAATTTTAGACACTAAAAGTATAAAAAATAAATAATATAATGGTACATAAAGCCGTAATCTTAGCAGGTGGAAAAGGGACAAGGCTCGGGAATATCTCTAAGAAAATTCCTAAATCCTTACAACTAATAAATGGGATACCAATATTGCATCATCAAATTTCTTTAATATCTAAATATGGAGTTAAAGAAATTTATATCATTACAAATTATCTTACTGAAAAAATAGAAGACTCTTTACAACAAATAAAGACGCAAAAACACCTAAAAATAGTTGTTCATAAAGAAAGTAAAGAGTTAGGTACTGTTGGCGGAATTAAGGAAATTGAGCATGAATTGACAGAAAATTTTTTCGTGCTATACGGAGACATTATGTTAGATGTCGATTTAAACCGAGTCGCAAAATTTCATTCAAAAAAAAATTCAGATGCTACATTAGTTGTTCATCCTACAGATCACCCAAAAGACAGTGATTTAGTAGGCGTAAATACATCCGATAAAATAATTGAATTTTATCCGAAGTATTCAAGAGATCTTACTGCTGTGTATCCGAATATTTCAAATGCAGGCTTGTACCTTTTTTCTCCTAAATTGTTTCCATTTTTAACCAAAGGAGTTAAAGCTGATTTTGGAAAAGACATTTTCCCAAATATCATTAACAAGCTAAATATGTACGGGTATAACACGCCCGAATATTTAAAAGATATGGGCACTCCGGATCGTATTGAAAAAGTGAGAAAAGATTTTAAAAATGGAATCGTGCAAGCGAAGAATTTAGAACAGAAGCAAAAAGCTATTTTTATTGATAGAGATGGTGTTATAAATAAATTGGCTGGTTATATTAGTAAACCAGCACAGTTAGAAGTTTTTGAAAATGCCATTACAGCAATCAAAAAAATTAATACATCTGACTTTCTCGCCATTGTAATTACCAATCAACCTGTAGTTGCTAGAGGATTATGTTCTATAGAAGAATTACAAAAAATTCATCATACCTTAGAATTTACTTTAGGCAATTCTGGAGCAAAATTAGATGCGATATTCTTTTGTCCACATCATCCTGATACAGGATTTGAAGGCGAAAATTTAACTTATAAAAAAGAATGTACGTGTAGAAAACCAAAAATTGGAATGATTGAAAACGCTGTTGAACAATTCAATATTGATGTAACAAAATCCTATTTTATAGGTGATACATGGAGAGATATTGAATGTGGTACAAATGCAAAAATTAAAACGATTCTAGTTGGTAATTCTAAGGAAGAAGTAAAAGTAACTCCTACTTCAAGAGCAGAGAATTTGCTTGAAGCGGTTCACCAGATAATAAAATAATGTATGATAATTACACGAACACCATTTAGGATCAGCTTTGTTGGCGGTGGCACAGACATTCCTGAATTTTATAAGCTGCACAAAGGCGCTGTGATAAGTTCTTCCATCAATAAGTACATGTATATTAGTTCGCATCCGTTTTTTGATAAGAATAAAATAAGGCTTAAATATTCTCAAACAGAGACTGTTTCAAGTATTGGCGAAATACAACATGAGCTTTTAAAAAGAATATTTACAGAAATGAATGTAAGCAATGGAATAGAACTTTCTTCTATTGCAGATATTGTTTCAGGAACAGGAATGGGATCTTCTTCCTCTTTTACTGTGGGCGTTTTGCATAATTTAGCGGTACAGAATAAAAAAGTAATCGATAAAAATGATTTGGCACATACCGCATACGAAATAGAACGATCATTATATGCTGCTATTGGAAAACAAGATCAATACGCGGCAAGTTTTGGAGGTTTAAATCTATTTGAATTTTCAAAGAATGGAGCTGTAACTCGTACGCCTATACTACTAAACTCAGACTTTAAAACAGCGCTCAATAAAAGACTGTTGCTATTTTATGTAGGAAGTAGAACGTCTACTAAGAATATTTTGAAATCTTATGAGTATGAAAAAAAGAGAACTGTTTTAATTCAGATGACAGACTTAGTCTATGATTTAAAAAATGCATTAGAAAAAGAATCTTTTAGTGATTTTGGTAGAATTCTTCACGAAGGTTGGTTGTTAAAAAAGTCTATTTCTAATCAAATATCGAATACTGAAATTGATACCATTTATGAGACTGCTTTAAAGAATGGAGCAAAAGGAGGCAAACTTTTAGGAGCTGGCGCAAGCGGTTTTATGCTTTTTTATTGTGAAGAGAAATACCAAGCCAATGTGATTGAAAGTTTACAACCAACATATAGAAGGTTTGATTTTTCTTTTGAAGAAGATGGCTCTAAGGTTATTTTTCAAGATACCTTGATTTAATTAGTATGGAAAAAACAATTAGAAAAAGAAATGTTGAATTTAAAGTCTATGATAATCATAAAGTCGCAGGATATTGTCCAAATGGTTTTTTTACAGATTGTATTCAAAATGGAGATTGGGAAGAAGAAACATTTATCATTTTAGAAAAATATGCCAGGAAAGGTAAAGTCTATATAGATGTAGGCGCCTGGATTGGCCCGACAGTTTTGTTTGCGGCGAAGCTTTATGAAAAAGTAGTTTGTTTTGAACCAGATCCTGTAGCATTATTGACCTTAGAATATAATTTACTTATTAATGATTTTGAGCATGTTGTTCTTGAGAAAAAAGCGTTAGCAGCTCATATTGGCACCATTAAGTTTGGCGGTAATTGGGAAATGGGAAATAGTGAATCTACGATATTGGTAAATGACGCTTCTTTTTTATCAAAACAAGCTATTGAAGGGCAACGAGGAAATTACAAATCGCGTTCAGAAAATATTATTGAAGTCCCATCAATTACAATTGAAAAAGTAATGGATACGCATACTATTGATCCAGAAACAATTGGGTTGATAAAAATGGATATTGAAGGTGGAGAATATATCGTTTTGCCTGCTATGAAAGATTTTCTACAAACCTATACACCTAATTTATATTTATCACTTCATTTTGGATATCTATTGGATTTTCAAATCAATGAGATATTAGCTATTTTGTTTGAAATCTATAACAGATGCTATACAATTATTGATGAAAAAGAAATAGAAATGACTAGGATTGAAATTACGCAACAAAAGATGGAACTTTTAGTTTTTGAGAAAACTATCGAAGATTAGTAAGCAAGTTATTTTTAATCTCTCTTTTAATTGCATGAAAACAAGAAAGATGTACATCTTCTGTTATTTCCATATCATGAATTAGAATATGCATGTTTTTAGTGGCTTTATTTTTCAAATCGCCTCCATCAAATCCGCAAAAACCTATCGTCTCTACATTTTTTGAATTCGCATATTCTATTGCATTTACTATGTTTTTTGAATTTCCACTTCCAGAAATTCCGATGACTAAATCTTGTACAAGCAAAATATTTTTTAATTGTTCCCTGAAAATTTCCTCATAGTGAATATCGTTTGCAATAGCAGACACAACCGTAGTATTATCATTTAGACAAACAATACGTAGTCCTTTTATCGTTTTTAAATAATCACCAGCCACATGAGATGCAGTTGCGCCACTGCCACCATTTCCGAAAATGTATATAGTTCCTTTTCGTTTGAAACAGTTTAAAATACTATCTCTGACTGACATCAAACTAGCAGTGTCAATTTTTGATATTGTATCCGTTAAATCACTAAAATATTGCATTATAATCCGCTGTAAATTATTTGTAATAGCAAACGTTAAAGCTACTAAAGTTTACTATCATAAAAAAAGCAAACCGAAGTTTGCTTTTATCATTTTTTTTATTCGTAACACATAGGTACATCTTCTTCTGTAAATTTAACAGGCTCAACACAAGTTTCTCCATCAGAACAATTTGCTCTTCCTCCTAAAATTGAGTCGAAAACTGAAATTGAATTTTTGTTAAGTCTTAAAGTTTTTAATTTCTTTTTTTTCATGATTTAATATATTTAAGTTAATAAGCATACAAGTTAGAATAAAAGAATTAATGTTACTAGAATATTTTCTTAAAATATATTGAAGTGCTTCTTAATATTGAATAAATAGGAAATTAAAATTACTAAGCTTACTATCATAA from Kordia antarctica encodes the following:
- a CDS encoding SIS domain-containing protein, which produces MQYFSDLTDTISKIDTASLMSVRDSILNCFKRKGTIYIFGNGGSGATASHVAGDYLKTIKGLRIVCLNDNTTVVSAIANDIHYEEIFREQLKNILLVQDLVIGISGSGNSKNIVNAIEYANSKNVETIGFCGFDGGDLKNKATKNMHILIHDMEITEDVHLSCFHAIKREIKNNLLTNLR
- a CDS encoding HAD-IIIA family hydrolase: MVHKAVILAGGKGTRLGNISKKIPKSLQLINGIPILHHQISLISKYGVKEIYIITNYLTEKIEDSLQQIKTQKHLKIVVHKESKELGTVGGIKEIEHELTENFFVLYGDIMLDVDLNRVAKFHSKKNSDATLVVHPTDHPKDSDLVGVNTSDKIIEFYPKYSRDLTAVYPNISNAGLYLFSPKLFPFLTKGVKADFGKDIFPNIINKLNMYGYNTPEYLKDMGTPDRIEKVRKDFKNGIVQAKNLEQKQKAIFIDRDGVINKLAGYISKPAQLEVFENAITAIKKINTSDFLAIVITNQPVVARGLCSIEELQKIHHTLEFTLGNSGAKLDAIFFCPHHPDTGFEGENLTYKKECTCRKPKIGMIENAVEQFNIDVTKSYFIGDTWRDIECGTNAKIKTILVGNSKEEVKVTPTSRAENLLEAVHQIIK
- a CDS encoding glycosyltransferase family 4 protein; the encoded protein is MTLKKIGFLCVGLKGWISLERTKSFYIESLKNTCEIILIHSEEEFFEKLDSFDIVLNFFGNLVWEHKDKIKTPVIFCLHGGAVLNYKFLVNNAEKVSAHDSFIVNCTSDIAILKEVFVMPPNIHLLRLPISKDIELNYSKNECKSVFNINENTLLLGYVARILPQKNLHHAIHILNKVKNEVTKDVKLIVIGDYWVDYPILNWQKTENEYHTYINELIDSYQLSENILQFQSNLSNDELTMCYGAFDFLIHPTNSLDENFGYAPIEAMKCGTPVIGTAYGGLKDSIVHQKTGFLLDTWSTESGIRSAYYKGVEFIKKLYGDSALKEKITNNCLERIEEHYSFKNCAQNLVEIVNISTNTKMSTISMTGNLDFLTYKENEYLPTVKPSWNYYKKVAQLYCNTSIENIEFSSTLFLRTFSKFSILEAQIIFEDPTWPAKIPFNPQTEEILKACETTTNYNQLKEELSFTLDNSILFNLISIGALVVSQQKTP
- a CDS encoding outer membrane beta-barrel family protein, which encodes MVFKYGVNFLIILLFSINSYAQTTFSIQGSILDQEKKSPIELATISLILKDKIFQKVNSDKDGKFLLIDIEKGNYVLKIQSLGYSDVLIPINQLASNLVLDSILLEEKIERLDEVLIEASSNDKLIERKNGKVIIRVDADIMNKGASMTDIMENIPSVDIDENGTISMRGSTDIRIYIDGKPTQRSLDQLALVNISKIELITSPSAKWNADGSSIINVILKKNRERGLNINTNFSYTIGIFAKYRSSLSANYTIDKFSFNSSISYNKSKNYFEGRTQDFQNDILQITENINRADDLAFTFGVDYFLDDTNQFFVNYKRNISSPEAISSFVVNDTDRNFHETDYDYNNHDLNVGYKKILDGENHFLDIEAYFVWSPNESESESISEDTIGNNTLLYNYNGSGNFAQFNIDYQKEISSKHSFDLGLQSSFQDIDQFLQNTSINNPTFPDFALDYKFSRNIIAGYFNYTGTFNKWSLSAGLRTEYVKRELALNTENYDYDYTQFYPNVFISNTINDVNTISLSYNRRLVRPQHWQLTTIPKYFSPTSYAVRNPELQPSYINALELSHNYQKKGFNLSTSVYYKNMNDRISHIQRPSNANSDIYIFTLENIESDNSYGLEVSSRWKINNWYTITNTVDVNNATIRTIIDSQILERDFTSYYLRSYNRFTWNKHNFQFNFRYKGNAVFPQGKRNPYGKVDFGYSKRIFKGNGNIAIQVYDIFNTYNPEYEIRTDNAYRLGVFEPESRRLRIAISYNFKSNKTKNIERKKRNSIERTDVNGVQF
- a CDS encoding galactosyltransferase-related protein yields the protein MNVSIIIPWSNRPDLADSLEKNYTKFNFDHIEIIIVNFGGNIAEVTQIVNASALTNIKLIHIESDVFNRSKALNIGAYNAKNETLFILDCDIVISDSIDEITAALKDENSFLTLLKTTESNRSSKKRIQGEIKEIAYYIGFKNQKGNEVLVETNRMFLSENARSCPGLVILSKSNFVKIGGMNTDLVGWGWEDVDLVYRLEYYGIKRVKKGNCIHLSHSDNKRYLIKEDKATNEDLNFKKALANYLIGDFLGTYEEDIEAL
- a CDS encoding GHMP family kinase ATP-binding protein produces the protein MIITRTPFRISFVGGGTDIPEFYKLHKGAVISSSINKYMYISSHPFFDKNKIRLKYSQTETVSSIGEIQHELLKRIFTEMNVSNGIELSSIADIVSGTGMGSSSSFTVGVLHNLAVQNKKVIDKNDLAHTAYEIERSLYAAIGKQDQYAASFGGLNLFEFSKNGAVTRTPILLNSDFKTALNKRLLLFYVGSRTSTKNILKSYEYEKKRTVLIQMTDLVYDLKNALEKESFSDFGRILHEGWLLKKSISNQISNTEIDTIYETALKNGAKGGKLLGAGASGFMLFYCEEKYQANVIESLQPTYRRFDFSFEEDGSKVIFQDTLI
- a CDS encoding FkbM family methyltransferase; translation: MEKTIRKRNVEFKVYDNHKVAGYCPNGFFTDCIQNGDWEEETFIILEKYARKGKVYIDVGAWIGPTVLFAAKLYEKVVCFEPDPVALLTLEYNLLINDFEHVVLEKKALAAHIGTIKFGGNWEMGNSESTILVNDASFLSKQAIEGQRGNYKSRSENIIEVPSITIEKVMDTHTIDPETIGLIKMDIEGGEYIVLPAMKDFLQTYTPNLYLSLHFGYLLDFQINEILAILFEIYNRCYTIIDEKEIEMTRIEITQQKMELLVFEKTIED